One Lusitaniella coriacea LEGE 07157 genomic region harbors:
- a CDS encoding alpha-mannosidase: MSESISPDFSSQITAIITKLKGLVYTDRQEKWYSCFDDLPISPHTCPPINPETWEPVRLNEKGYIIWEAGHRVCWLAQRFRIPHNFNGYPLQGLSLRFVLTWWADDAKIFINGQLVQEGDLFESSVRILLTEAAIPGEEFIVAIRLVSPGHDIGGLMKSYCIFEKREIAPGFVADEIAVLQRYWQAFEPEKLTLLATELEKIEWEEIGNAEQFNTSLATLRQTLQPHATSIKKRYIKMLSHAHLDMAWLWEVEETWDVAQRTFESVLNLQKDFLSLTFCHTSPVLYEWVEKNRPDLFVTIQEAVRSQSWDVLGGMWVEPDVNLVSGESIVRQLLYGQRYTQEKFGKIATVAWLTDSFGFCWQLPQLLKQAGIEYFVTQKLHWNDTTKFPHGAFWWESPDGTQIFTLMSPPNIAGIMDTNPNTLTTYAVDWEKQTGLQEIFWLPGVGDRGGGPSRDMLEVQQDWQQSPFFPRIEFTIAQNYLQNVQRLLQQREDTGENAKQPIPIWKDELYLEFHRGCYTTHADQKRYNRRGEALLYQAELWSTLAHIIGESSSLFEGNGDIASNSLPASSYTPS; the protein is encoded by the coding sequence ATGTCTGAGAGCATATCGCCGGATTTCTCAAGCCAAATTACTGCAATCATCACAAAACTAAAGGGTTTAGTTTATACAGATAGACAAGAAAAGTGGTACTCTTGTTTCGACGATTTACCTATTTCCCCTCACACCTGTCCTCCCATTAATCCCGAAACTTGGGAACCCGTTCGACTCAATGAAAAAGGTTATATTATTTGGGAAGCGGGACATAGAGTCTGTTGGTTGGCACAACGCTTTCGCATTCCTCATAACTTTAATGGCTATCCCCTCCAAGGATTGAGTTTGCGTTTCGTCTTAACCTGGTGGGCGGATGATGCGAAAATTTTTATTAACGGTCAATTGGTACAAGAAGGGGATTTATTTGAATCCTCTGTGCGAATCTTACTGACAGAAGCGGCAATTCCCGGTGAAGAATTTATCGTTGCAATACGCCTCGTGAGTCCCGGACACGATATTGGCGGGTTGATGAAGTCCTACTGTATTTTTGAGAAACGCGAAATTGCGCCCGGTTTTGTTGCGGATGAAATAGCTGTTTTGCAACGATATTGGCAAGCCTTTGAACCGGAAAAACTGACCCTTCTCGCCACAGAATTGGAAAAAATTGAATGGGAAGAAATAGGAAATGCCGAACAATTTAATACCTCTCTTGCTACCCTACGCCAAACTCTCCAACCCCACGCCACCAGTATCAAAAAACGCTACATCAAAATGCTTTCCCATGCCCATCTTGACATGGCTTGGTTGTGGGAGGTGGAAGAAACTTGGGATGTTGCTCAACGCACTTTTGAATCGGTTCTCAACTTGCAAAAAGACTTCCTCTCCCTTACGTTTTGCCACACCAGTCCCGTTCTTTACGAATGGGTTGAAAAAAATCGTCCAGACCTCTTTGTAACGATTCAAGAGGCGGTGAGGAGTCAATCCTGGGACGTTTTAGGGGGGATGTGGGTTGAACCCGATGTCAATCTTGTTTCCGGGGAATCAATTGTTCGCCAATTGCTGTACGGACAGCGTTATACGCAAGAAAAGTTCGGCAAAATCGCCACGGTTGCTTGGTTAACAGACAGTTTTGGGTTTTGTTGGCAACTCCCGCAACTCCTCAAACAAGCGGGGATTGAATATTTTGTTACGCAGAAATTGCACTGGAACGATACAACAAAGTTTCCTCACGGTGCATTTTGGTGGGAATCTCCCGACGGAACTCAAATTTTTACCCTTATGTCTCCTCCCAATATTGCTGGGATAATGGATACGAATCCCAATACCCTTACAACCTACGCGGTGGATTGGGAGAAGCAAACGGGACTTCAAGAAATTTTTTGGCTTCCGGGGGTGGGCGATCGCGGGGGCGGCCCCAGTCGCGATATGCTGGAGGTACAACAGGACTGGCAGCAATCCCCTTTCTTTCCCCGCATTGAATTTACAATCGCACAGAATTATTTACAGAACGTTCAAAGGCTTTTACAGCAGCGCGAAGATACGGGAGAAAATGCCAAGCAACCCATTCCTATCTGGAAAGACGAACTTTACCTCGAATTCCATCGCGGTTGCTACACCACTCATGCCGACCAAAAACGCTACAACCGACGGGGTGAAGCTTTATTGTAT